The Bacteroidota bacterium genome window below encodes:
- a CDS encoding class I SAM-dependent methyltransferase, which produces VMVVGEICNALGLKNVITLQSRMEDVSGKYDFIVSRAVTRLPDFISWVRRKIDPLSKHSLKNGILYLKGGDMAEELLSVRYPVDIYDIYSFFQEDFFKTKKIVYVRIQN; this is translated from the coding sequence GTGATGGTGGTCGGTGAGATTTGCAACGCTCTGGGATTGAAAAATGTTATAACCTTGCAATCAAGAATGGAAGATGTCTCAGGAAAATATGATTTTATTGTCAGCCGTGCAGTAACGAGACTTCCTGATTTTATTTCCTGGGTAAGAAGGAAAATTGATCCCTTATCAAAGCATTCCCTGAAAAACGGTATTTTATATCTCAAAGGCGGTGATATGGCGGAGGAATTGCTGAGTGTCAGGTATCCAGTTGATATTTATGATATTTACAGCTTTTTCCAGGAAGATTTCTTCAAGACCAAGAAAATTGTTTATGTGCGCATTCAGAATTAA
- a CDS encoding MFS transporter has protein sequence METIKKTLKDSAALRWLVLILISGLTFGTYWFQDFFSGIKTLMITEMGITSSQFGSIIQWTTWANVFGMIIIGGIILDKWGIRRTGILFGLLAVVGAAIVAMGAAGTFSDDMNSRMWTMMIGRLFFGSGLEVVCVIAMRTIVKWFKGYELALAMAINMGFGRLGSTLGTALSIDIAGIPPTISPAINFAATLIGIGLLMFLIYIIFDIKLDKQMKGQSENSEPEEAFRLNDLVKLVTNRSFLFIALLCVTFYSAVFPFMQYAPDLLINKFGFSYEMPKNADVVLFGSKALGNASVYIGLFIFALAVTLVPANIKSRSGKTISLLVILVLFVAFIYSLSDTLAVWLNNGPKTASLIPLGSILFTPIFGKIVDKKGKAASLMILGALLLIFAHLTLSIFDSKFLGYLGLVSLGIAFSLVPAAMWPSVSKIVAENRLGTAYATMFTIQNWGLNAFFKGIGWVLDKSNSDVVQAMESARANLEAQGLSNVEISQTLQDMQYVTHEIPFFNYTTPILMLVGLGVLAMFLAFMLKRADKKQGYGLELPSGANAKDLEAEQRATVE, from the coding sequence ATGGAAACAATTAAAAAGACTTTGAAAGATTCAGCAGCTCTGCGCTGGCTGGTGCTGATCCTGATCAGCGGTTTAACTTTTGGTACCTACTGGTTCCAGGATTTTTTCTCCGGTATTAAAACTTTGATGATCACTGAAATGGGGATTACAAGCAGCCAGTTCGGTTCCATTATTCAATGGACGACATGGGCCAATGTTTTCGGTATGATCATCATCGGGGGAATAATCCTCGATAAATGGGGGATTCGAAGGACAGGTATCCTTTTCGGCTTGCTCGCAGTTGTGGGTGCTGCCATCGTAGCTATGGGCGCTGCCGGAACATTTTCAGATGACATGAACAGCAGGATGTGGACTATGATGATAGGCCGACTGTTCTTCGGTTCCGGACTGGAAGTGGTATGCGTAATTGCTATGCGCACCATAGTCAAATGGTTCAAGGGATATGAACTTGCACTGGCTATGGCCATCAACATGGGATTTGGCCGCTTGGGTTCAACACTGGGTACGGCTTTGTCGATCGATATCGCTGGAATACCTCCTACCATTTCTCCCGCGATCAATTTCGCTGCTACATTGATAGGGATTGGACTGCTTATGTTCCTTATCTATATCATTTTTGATATCAAGCTCGACAAACAAATGAAGGGACAGTCGGAAAACAGTGAGCCCGAAGAGGCTTTCAGACTGAACGACCTTGTCAAACTGGTTACAAACCGTTCGTTTCTTTTTATCGCATTGCTTTGCGTTACCTTCTATTCAGCAGTATTTCCCTTTATGCAATATGCACCGGATCTGCTGATCAACAAATTCGGATTTTCTTATGAAATGCCTAAGAATGCTGATGTGGTGCTCTTCGGGAGTAAGGCTCTTGGAAACGCATCGGTATATATTGGGCTGTTCATTTTTGCTCTTGCCGTTACCCTGGTCCCTGCCAATATTAAGTCACGCAGCGGAAAAACCATTTCCCTATTGGTCATACTGGTTCTTTTTGTGGCCTTTATTTATTCGTTATCGGACACACTTGCCGTATGGCTTAATAATGGTCCTAAAACAGCAAGCCTTATTCCGCTTGGATCTATCTTGTTTACACCCATATTCGGAAAAATTGTCGACAAAAAGGGTAAGGCTGCTTCCCTTATGATCCTGGGCGCATTGCTGCTCATTTTTGCCCACCTAACCTTATCTATTTTTGATAGTAAGTTCCTGGGTTACCTTGGATTGGTTTCGCTTGGCATTGCCTTTTCCCTGGTACCTGCAGCCATGTGGCCTTCCGTTTCAAAGATAGTAGCCGAAAACCGCCTGGGCACTGCATATGCTACTATGTTTACCATTCAGAACTGGGGGTTGAACGCATTCTTTAAAGGAATTGGATGGGTACTCGATAAATCCAATTCTGATGTTGTACAGGCCATGGAATCTGCCAGAGCTAACCTGGAAGCTCAGGGATTGAGCAATGTGGAAATCAGCCAGACGTTGCAGGATATGCAATACGTTACGCATGAAATTCCATTTTTTAACTATACCACACCCATTCTCATGCTGGTAGGACTGGGAGTGTTAGCAATGTTTCTGGCCTTTATGCTGAAACGGGCAGATAAAAAGCAAGGTTATGGACTGGAGCTTCCGTCAGGAGCCAATGCAAAGGATTTGGAGGCTGAACAGAGGGCTACGGTGGAATAG